TAGGATGGACACCTACTTCTGTTTCTAACGTTTGACCTAAGTACATTAAGCCACCCGTTTCACCATAAATCGGTGCTCCGCTTTGATGCGCATATAAAACTGATTGACGCATTGACTGATTCGAAGCTAAGGCCTCGGCATGTAATTCAGGATAACCCCCACCAAAATAAAAGGCCTCTGCTTCAGGCAAAGCTGAATCATTCAGCGGACTAAAAGGGATAAGCTCAACGCCCCAATCCTTCAGTAAACTGAAATTGTCCTGATAATAGAACTGAAAGGCAGGATCCTTTGCATAGGCTAAACGGTATGGAGCATCTAAATTAAAATGTACCTCTTCTGACTCATCTGGCTGAAATTTCGCAAGGATAGATTGCCATGAGCGGTGCTCTCTGGCAACTTCAGAACAATCCAAGAGCATATTGATATCCACTGTGTCCTCTAAAACTTCAGCTAATATTTGAACTTGTTCTAGAAGGTTAGTAATTTCATTTTCAGGCACTAGCCCAAGTTTTCGTGAACTTAGATGATACGCTTCATTTTTTGGCACATAACCGAAAACAGTAATATTTGTATAGTGTTCAATAGCACGTTTAAGTAACTCAAAGTGACTTGTCGAATTGACTCGATTAAGAATAACACCGATAACATTTAAACGAGGCTCCAAATCTACAAAGCCCTTAACAATGGCTGCAGCACTGGTCGATGTAGCTGCACCGTCAACGACAAGAACCACTGGCAAATCAAGATGAACTGCAATGCCAGCAGAAGAACAATAGAGTTTATCTAAACCATAGCCGTCATAGAGCCCCATAACTCCTTCTACCATAGCAATATCTGTACCTACTAACGCTCGCGCATAGAGGGCTCTTAAGACCTCTATATCTTGAAGCATGAACTGATCTAAATTAACAGATGATCGTTGAGTTATTTTTGTATGAAAAGCAGTGTCTACATAGTCAGGCCCAACTTTATATGGCTGTACAATCAGCCCTCGATTTATTAACGCTTGCATCAAACCAAGTGAAATCGTCGTTTTACCAACTCCACTAGTTACACCAGCAATGAGAAATTCTTTCATTATATTAACTACTTTCTACATAACGATTGGAAGACTTTATCAATCGCTTCTACTGTCAACTGAAATTCAACTTCTCCATGTTTCGTTGAAACGAATAGCGTTTCATATTGAGACGGTGGAATGTAGATACCTAAGTCTAATAACCCTGAGAAAAATCTTTTAAACATTTCCTGATTACTAGCCTGAGCGTCCGCATAATTCTCCACTGGTGTCTCTGAGAAGAAAATACTAAACATGCTGCCAAAGCTTTGAAATTGTACAGGTAAAGCATACTGCTCAGCTAAACTTAAAACTGCCTCTTTCAATCGTTCAACGTAGTTCACTAACTGATTAAAATCTTCTTCATGATAATTCTTTAAAGTAGCAAGTCCAGCTGCCATAGCTAAAGGGTTGCCGGATAGAGTACCCGCCTGATATACAGATCCCAGCGGTGAAACAAAAGCCATAATTTCTCGTTTACCGCCGTACGCAGCACAAGGAAGTCCACCACCAATTACCTTTGCTAAGGTCGTAATGTCTGGTTGAATGCTATAAGCTTCTTGAGCGCCACGATATGCAGCACGACTTCCTGTCATCACCTCATCGAATATCAATAAAGCACCAAATTCTTCAGTAAGTTGACGGATTCTTTGCAGAAATATGTAATTGCTTGGTACCAAGCCCATATTACCTGCAACCGGTTCAATAATGACCCCAGCAACTTCGTTTCCATGGAGTTCAAAAAAGTCCTCCAAAGCAGCCATATCATTGTAAGGCAAGGTACTAGTTAAGTTAGCAATTTCTTCAGGAACCCCTGCAGAATTAGAAGTACCATAGGTAGCTACACCAGAACCAGCTTCCACCAGAAAAGAGTCTCCATGACCATGGTAACAACCAGAAAATTTTACAATACGTTTGCGTCCTGTATAGCCTCGAGCAAGACGGATTGCACTCATCGTTGCTTCCGTACCAGAATTAACAAAACGTAATTGTTCCATAGATGGATATAAACTCTGTAGTAATATCCCAAGTTCTGTTTCAATGGGTGTGGTTGCACCGTAGGAAGTGCCTTTGTTAGCTTGCTCAACAATCGCATCAACTACTCTTGAATCGCTATGTCCTAACACGAGAGGCCCCCAACTCAGCACATAATCTAAGTAATGATTCCCATCAACATCATATAAATACGCCCCTTCACCTTTTTCGATAAATATCGGATCTCTTTCCATCGCACCGAAGGCTCGTACTGGGCTGTTTACACCACCAGGAAAAACCTTCTGAGCCTCATAAAAAGCTTTTGTTGATTCGACATACTCCATGTCTCCACTCCTTCATTTCTGTTGCCAAATGACAGGCTAATTTTTGTATTTCTTGAATATCATCATCGAAATCTGGATATTTATCTACCTTTACGGGATGATAAACCGATTCCCCTCCACATTTGATAAGCAAATTTTGAAAACTTAAGCTTGCCTTGCAAAATTTATTTGACCCATAATATAAATCTCCTGAACCAAATACACCGAAGGGTAAACCTTTTAAATTCTGGTCTTGTAACCATTCATACACATCTAGCATTTCGTCAGGTATATTTGCATCATTTCCATAGGTATACGTTCCTATCAGAAGCCCTTGATAGGGCTGAAGGTCTCCAAAAGTAAATATTTCAGGTGTTACTAACTCAGTTTTTACCCCATAACTATCAAGAAACTTAGCTAGCATTAATGCAATTTGTTGCGTATTCCCTGTAATACTAGCGTATAAAATCAAAACACGAGGTACCCTCATCATTCTATGCGTAATCACCCATCTCATTTGCTACTTTAATACTTGCTTCACATATCGGGAACATTAGGGCAGCCCCGGTTCCTTCTCCCAAACGCATCCCCATATTCAAACACGGTTTTAAGCCCATTGCTTCGAGCGCGATTGGTCCACCATGTTCTGCTGAACTATGAGACGCAATTAAATAATCAACAATATCTGCTTTGAATTTGTAAGCTACAAGGCCTGCAGCATTAGAAATAATTCCATCAAGAATAGTTGCCGCTCCCGCATAGGCGCCTCCCAAGATTGCCCCAACATTCGCCGCTATTTCAAGCCCTCCAATCTTGCTTAAGACATCAACAGGGTCATCGGCGTGAGGTTGATGCTTCGCAATTGCTTCATCAATCACTTTTACCTTTCGTTCCAAGGCAATATCATTAATACCTGTACCGCGATTTGTAACATCAGCAGCAGGACGACCTGTGAAGAAGCTAATCAAGGCAGAACTTGGTGTCGTATTAGCCATTCCCACTTCCCCAGTTGCCAATAAATTATTTCCCTCAGCCACTTCATCTATTGCAATTTTAGCTCCGATAAGCAAAGCTAAAAGTACTTCTCTACGACTGGCAGCTGACTCCTTCGCAAAATTCTTGGTCC
This region of Suicoccus acidiformans genomic DNA includes:
- a CDS encoding cobyrinate a,c-diamide synthase; its protein translation is MKEFLIAGVTSGVGKTTISLGLMQALINRGLIVQPYKVGPDYVDTAFHTKITQRSSVNLDQFMLQDIEVLRALYARALVGTDIAMVEGVMGLYDGYGLDKLYCSSAGIAVHLDLPVVLVVDGAATSTSAAAIVKGFVDLEPRLNVIGVILNRVNSTSHFELLKRAIEHYTNITVFGYVPKNEAYHLSSRKLGLVPENEITNLLEQVQILAEVLEDTVDINMLLDCSEVAREHRSWQSILAKFQPDESEEVHFNLDAPYRLAYAKDPAFQFYYQDNFSLLKDWGVELIPFSPLNDSALPEAEAFYFGGGYPELHAEALASNQSMRQSVLYAHQSGAPIYGETGGLMYLGQTLETEVGVHPMVGVFPGVSYQTPRLRRFGYCEMTLKEDTVLGMKGDILRGHEFHYSDFDTTLPTVADFQKIRDGKCLKDWTGGYQVRRSFASYMYLHFYQNRNIIRHLIRAMSDYRRSK
- the hemL gene encoding glutamate-1-semialdehyde 2,1-aminomutase; the encoded protein is MEYVESTKAFYEAQKVFPGGVNSPVRAFGAMERDPIFIEKGEGAYLYDVDGNHYLDYVLSWGPLVLGHSDSRVVDAIVEQANKGTSYGATTPIETELGILLQSLYPSMEQLRFVNSGTEATMSAIRLARGYTGRKRIVKFSGCYHGHGDSFLVEAGSGVATYGTSNSAGVPEEIANLTSTLPYNDMAALEDFFELHGNEVAGVIIEPVAGNMGLVPSNYIFLQRIRQLTEEFGALLIFDEVMTGSRAAYRGAQEAYSIQPDITTLAKVIGGGLPCAAYGGKREIMAFVSPLGSVYQAGTLSGNPLAMAAGLATLKNYHEEDFNQLVNYVERLKEAVLSLAEQYALPVQFQSFGSMFSIFFSETPVENYADAQASNQEMFKRFFSGLLDLGIYIPPSQYETLFVSTKHGEVEFQLTVEAIDKVFQSLCRK
- a CDS encoding flavodoxin domain-containing protein; the encoded protein is MILYASITGNTQQIALMLAKFLDSYGVKTELVTPEIFTFGDLQPYQGLLIGTYTYGNDANIPDEMLDVYEWLQDQNLKGLPFGVFGSGDLYYGSNKFCKASLSFQNLLIKCGGESVYHPVKVDKYPDFDDDIQEIQKLACHLATEMKEWRHGVCRINKSFL
- the cobT gene encoding nicotinate-nucleotide--dimethylbenzimidazole phosphoribosyltransferase, which translates into the protein MILNNVTKAKDFELYTDQELEAIFKEILDGIKQVDKKAQDVMVDRLANKCKPVGALGVLEDVAIKLAGVQRTGKPEITGKAVLVMSGDHGVIEEGVSQCEQSLTDSMFHIFLENKGGINVLANHVGAKVICTDVAMASEPTEANSAQWRITNGTKNFAKESAASRREVLLALLIGAKIAIDEVAEGNNLLATGEVGMANTTPSSALISFFTGRPAADVTNRGTGINDIALERKVKVIDEAIAKHQPHADDPVDVLSKIGGLEIAANVGAILGGAYAGAATILDGIISNAAGLVAYKFKADIVDYLIASHSSAEHGGPIALEAMGLKPCLNMGMRLGEGTGAALMFPICEASIKVANEMGDYA